In Burkholderia gladioli, a genomic segment contains:
- a CDS encoding NAD(P)-dependent oxidoreductase has translation MDIGFVGLGEMGGAIAANLLKAGHRVRVWNRSPEKLAPLVEQGAEQAASIEAAFAGDAVFSMLADDAAVRGVFDAGLLEQAPRGLVHVNMATISVALAETLAHAHAERGLHYVAAPVLGRPNVAAQGQLTIVAAGPAEAIDLVQPALDVIGRKTWRLGSLPQHANAVKLAANFSIASAIETMGEAAAMLSAHGVAVSDYVDVITSSILPGPVYQGYGAMIAERRYEPALFKARLGLKDVRLALEAADAVSVPMPVGSVLRDNLLDAIAHGDGERDFAVLGEVAARRAAR, from the coding sequence ATGGATATCGGTTTTGTCGGGCTGGGGGAAATGGGTGGCGCGATCGCCGCGAACCTGCTGAAGGCGGGGCATCGCGTGCGGGTCTGGAACCGTTCGCCGGAGAAGCTCGCGCCGCTGGTCGAGCAGGGCGCGGAGCAGGCCGCCTCGATCGAGGCCGCCTTCGCCGGCGACGCGGTGTTCTCGATGCTGGCCGACGATGCCGCGGTGCGCGGCGTGTTCGACGCGGGCCTGCTCGAGCAGGCGCCGCGCGGGCTGGTGCACGTCAACATGGCGACCATCTCGGTGGCGCTGGCCGAGACGCTGGCGCACGCGCACGCCGAGCGCGGCCTGCATTACGTGGCCGCGCCCGTGCTGGGCCGCCCGAACGTGGCCGCGCAGGGCCAGTTGACGATCGTCGCGGCCGGCCCGGCCGAGGCCATCGACCTGGTGCAGCCGGCGCTGGACGTGATCGGCCGCAAGACCTGGCGGCTCGGCTCGCTGCCGCAGCATGCCAATGCCGTGAAGCTGGCCGCGAACTTCTCGATCGCCTCGGCCATCGAGACCATGGGCGAGGCGGCGGCGATGCTGTCGGCGCACGGCGTGGCGGTCAGCGACTATGTCGACGTGATCACCAGCAGCATCCTGCCGGGCCCGGTCTACCAGGGTTACGGCGCGATGATCGCCGAGCGTCGCTACGAGCCGGCGCTGTTCAAGGCGCGGCTCGGCCTGAAGGACGTGCGGCTGGCGCTGGAGGCGGCCGACGCGGTGTCGGTGCCGATGCCGGTCGGCAGCGTGCTGCGCGACAACCTGCTCGACGCGATCGCGCACGGCGACGGCGAGCGCGATTTCGCGGTGCTGGGCGAGGTGGCGGCGCGGCGCGCGGCGCGCTGA
- a CDS encoding MFS transporter small subunit, with amino-acid sequence MTDLSTRDAADAHPTNKGLLLVFWLYVLIPLVWGVFNTLAQALKLFH; translated from the coding sequence ATGACCGATCTCTCGACCCGCGACGCGGCCGACGCGCACCCGACCAACAAGGGCCTGCTGCTGGTGTTCTGGCTCTATGTGCTGATTCCGCTGGTCTGGGGCGTGTTCAACACGCTCGCGCAGGCGCTCAAGCTGTTCCACTGA
- a CDS encoding nucleoside hydrolase, producing MKHWILKLALTAGIAGLGAALAGCGGADTLQPQGAAPKVIIDSDYNTMSDDGQLGVMAAQLQAQGRIEVLGISVVSGNQWLKQGVADALKSVERLGVGDRIGVYAGANYALSHDYATIQRELAQSPGGDGYLGAWNTPEPKSDADLVAPPDGFATHTKLQAKSAADFIVDSVKQNPGQVTILAIGPLTNIALATRQHPEIVPLIKQIIYMGGAIDVPGNTTPKAEFNWWFDPEAAREVLRLPIKQVVVPLDVTDTVRMDKSVYDRITRDPARQTVVTQIFKQLNGYGFDGKNGFETNPNYTTNIWDTLTIAYLMDPSFATQTVDEWVDVDTSFGANDGKSTGYASNPPPGLQKMRIVKRFDNARFFDYYVDLLTRPVPVKLPN from the coding sequence ATGAAGCACTGGATTCTCAAGCTGGCACTGACGGCCGGCATCGCGGGACTGGGCGCTGCCCTGGCCGGCTGCGGCGGCGCCGACACGCTGCAGCCCCAAGGCGCGGCGCCCAAGGTCATCATCGACAGCGACTACAACACCATGAGCGACGACGGCCAGCTCGGCGTGATGGCTGCCCAACTCCAGGCGCAAGGCCGCATCGAGGTACTCGGCATCTCGGTGGTGTCCGGCAATCAATGGCTCAAGCAAGGCGTGGCGGATGCGCTGAAGTCGGTCGAGCGGCTCGGCGTGGGCGACCGGATCGGCGTGTATGCCGGCGCCAACTACGCGCTGTCGCACGACTACGCGACCATCCAGCGCGAACTCGCGCAATCCCCGGGCGGCGACGGCTACCTGGGCGCCTGGAACACGCCCGAGCCGAAATCGGATGCAGACCTGGTCGCGCCGCCCGACGGCTTCGCCACGCATACCAAGTTGCAGGCCAAAAGCGCTGCCGACTTCATCGTCGACAGCGTCAAACAGAACCCGGGCCAGGTGACGATCCTCGCGATCGGGCCGCTCACCAATATCGCGCTCGCCACGCGCCAGCATCCCGAGATCGTGCCGCTAATCAAGCAGATCATCTACATGGGCGGGGCCATCGACGTGCCCGGCAACACCACGCCGAAGGCCGAGTTCAACTGGTGGTTCGATCCCGAGGCCGCGCGCGAGGTGCTGCGCCTGCCGATCAAGCAGGTGGTGGTGCCGCTCGACGTGACCGACACGGTGCGCATGGACAAGAGCGTCTATGACCGCATCACGCGCGATCCCGCCAGGCAGACCGTCGTCACGCAAATCTTCAAGCAGTTGAACGGTTATGGCTTCGACGGCAAGAACGGCTTCGAGACCAATCCCAACTACACCACCAATATCTGGGACACCCTGACCATCGCCTACCTGATGGACCCGAGCTTCGCGACCCAGACCGTCGACGAATGGGTGGACGTGGACACCAGCTTCGGCGCGAACGACGGCAAGTCGACCGGGTATGCCAGCAATCCGCCGCCGGGCCTGCAGAAGATGCGCATCGTGAAGCGCTTCGACAACGCGCGCTTCTTCGACTACTACGTCGACCTGCTGACGCGGCCGGTGCCGGTCAAACTGCCGAACTAG
- a CDS encoding heme/hemin ABC transporter substrate-binding protein, whose protein sequence is MSARHDAGRRRWLLGAGAFALGASGLAAGSAGAAVAAATSGSTGATAGAAAVASEPHRVVVIGGALAEIVYALGRADRLVGTDTTCTFPAPARALPKIGYQRSLSAESLLALRPDLVLASAEAGPTSALDQVRRTGIDVDLFAEHHDVGSVRDKFDGIARVLGAEAAGREQLARFDRDWAQAISGAKPAPRRVLFVMDPAGRQPMVAGQRTAADAMLRYAGFTNAIEGVEGYKMLSSEALVAAQPEVVLTTDDTLRAAGGAQALLSSAGFSLTPAGRASRVVALDALFLLGFGPRLPQAVTALRQKLVAA, encoded by the coding sequence ATGAGCGCGCGGCACGACGCGGGGCGTCGCCGCTGGCTGCTCGGCGCGGGCGCGTTCGCGCTGGGTGCGAGCGGCCTGGCCGCCGGCAGCGCCGGGGCCGCGGTTGCCGCGGCCACAAGCGGCTCGACCGGAGCCACGGCCGGCGCCGCAGCGGTGGCGAGCGAGCCGCATCGCGTGGTCGTGATCGGCGGGGCGCTGGCCGAGATCGTCTACGCGCTCGGCCGTGCCGACCGGCTGGTCGGCACCGACACCACCTGCACCTTCCCGGCGCCGGCGCGCGCGCTGCCCAAGATCGGCTACCAGCGCTCGCTGTCGGCCGAGAGCCTGCTCGCGCTGCGTCCCGACCTGGTGCTGGCCTCGGCCGAGGCGGGGCCGACCTCGGCGCTGGACCAGGTGCGTCGCACCGGCATCGACGTCGACCTGTTCGCCGAGCATCACGACGTGGGCTCGGTGCGCGACAAGTTCGACGGCATCGCGCGCGTGCTCGGCGCCGAGGCGGCGGGCCGCGAGCAACTGGCGCGTTTCGATCGCGACTGGGCGCAGGCGATCTCGGGCGCCAAGCCGGCGCCGCGCCGCGTGCTGTTCGTGATGGACCCGGCCGGGCGCCAGCCGATGGTGGCCGGGCAGCGCACCGCCGCCGACGCGATGCTGCGTTATGCCGGCTTCACGAATGCGATCGAGGGCGTGGAGGGCTACAAGATGCTGAGCTCGGAGGCGCTGGTGGCGGCGCAGCCCGAGGTGGTGCTGACCACCGACGACACGCTGCGCGCGGCGGGCGGCGCGCAGGCGCTGCTGTCATCGGCGGGTTTTTCGCTGACGCCGGCGGGCCGCGCCTCGCGCGTGGTCGCGCTCGATGCGCTGTTCCTGCTCGGCTTCGGGCCGCGCCTGCCGCAGGCGGTGACGGCCTTGCGCCAGAAATTGGTCGCGGCCTGA
- a CDS encoding LysE family translocator, whose protein sequence is MSLHTWELFLATMFVVSAIPGPNMLLVMSHGARYGMRRSTATMAGALLALVLMFLVSAAGLGVFLAAWPRMFDALRLAGAAYLIWLGIKAWRARVEDAGAEAAPVTLGMLSSPGALFRNGFLVSGSNPKALLFAVALTPQFIDPAAPKLPQFASLVVTLAICEVGWYLVYCAFGTRIGASLRSARVMRIFNRLTGGVFVGFGTAMALVRH, encoded by the coding sequence ATGAGTTTGCATACCTGGGAGCTGTTCCTCGCGACGATGTTCGTGGTGTCGGCGATTCCCGGCCCGAACATGCTGCTGGTGATGTCGCACGGCGCGCGCTACGGCATGCGCCGCAGCACGGCGACCATGGCCGGCGCGCTGCTGGCGCTGGTGCTGATGTTCCTGGTGTCGGCGGCGGGGCTCGGCGTGTTCCTGGCGGCCTGGCCGCGCATGTTCGACGCGCTGCGCCTGGCCGGCGCGGCCTACCTGATCTGGCTCGGCATCAAGGCCTGGCGCGCGCGCGTGGAGGATGCCGGCGCCGAGGCGGCGCCCGTCACGCTGGGCATGCTGAGCTCGCCCGGCGCGCTGTTCCGCAACGGCTTCCTGGTGTCGGGCAGCAATCCGAAGGCCTTGCTGTTCGCGGTCGCGCTGACCCCGCAGTTCATCGACCCGGCCGCGCCGAAGCTGCCGCAGTTCGCCTCGCTGGTGGTGACGCTGGCGATCTGCGAGGTCGGCTGGTACCTCGTCTACTGCGCGTTCGGCACGCGTATCGGCGCCTCGCTGCGCAGCGCCCGCGTGATGCGGATCTTCAACCGGCTGACCGGCGGCGTGTTCGTCGGCTTCGGCACGGCGATGGCGCTGGTGCGTCACTGA
- a CDS encoding OmpW/AlkL family protein, producing the protein MNKTILCAAALAAALGSGAANAQSAGSNVIGLGWFHVQPVQSSTPLTTNVAPTPINTPLRLPPTFDSPGTGLRTSTADTVGLTISHFLTDHIAVTSVAGVPPVFKVSGQGTIVPPGPAGALGTQNIGLGAVNPIVKSVRQWSPAVILQYYFAKADSKLRPFLGIGVSYNWFSDLQLSNNFIKQTQDNLGSILAAGAGKPGTTSVSAKASSSWQPVFNAGLTYALTDHWGLIASVTYIPLRTTSTVTIKAADGSTLAESKSELKANPIISYLAVSYKF; encoded by the coding sequence GTGAACAAGACCATTCTCTGCGCGGCGGCGCTGGCCGCCGCGCTCGGATCGGGCGCGGCCAACGCCCAAAGCGCCGGCAGCAACGTGATCGGCCTCGGCTGGTTCCACGTGCAGCCGGTGCAGAGCAGCACCCCGCTGACCACCAACGTGGCGCCCACGCCGATCAACACGCCGCTGCGCCTGCCGCCCACCTTCGATTCGCCGGGCACCGGGCTGCGCACCAGCACGGCCGACACGGTCGGCCTGACCATCAGCCACTTCCTCACCGACCACATCGCGGTGACCTCGGTGGCCGGCGTGCCGCCGGTGTTCAAGGTGAGCGGGCAGGGCACCATCGTGCCGCCGGGGCCGGCCGGCGCGCTCGGCACGCAGAACATCGGGCTCGGCGCGGTGAACCCGATCGTCAAGAGCGTGCGGCAGTGGAGCCCGGCGGTGATCCTGCAGTACTACTTCGCCAAGGCCGACTCGAAGCTGCGCCCCTTCCTCGGTATCGGCGTGTCGTACAACTGGTTCAGCGACCTGCAGCTGAGCAACAACTTCATCAAGCAGACCCAGGACAATCTCGGCTCGATCCTCGCGGCCGGCGCCGGCAAGCCGGGCACCACCTCGGTCTCGGCCAAGGCGTCCTCGTCGTGGCAGCCGGTGTTCAACGCGGGCCTGACCTACGCGCTGACGGATCACTGGGGGTTGATCGCCTCGGTCACCTACATCCCGCTGCGCACCACCTCCACCGTGACGATCAAGGCGGCCGACGGCTCGACGCTGGCGGAATCGAAGAGCGAGCTGAAGGCGAACCCGATCATCAGCTACCTGGCGGTGTCGTACAAGTTCTGA
- a CDS encoding TonB-dependent hemoglobin/transferrin/lactoferrin family receptor produces MQFKRRFVRIVVPAVLAKTCAVAMAEPNPVETARPSRQAEGGASSSPLRREETLKAISVTANRVGTTQLSRTAASVSVITSDDIDDDNARDIKDALKYEPGVEVRRQAYRPSGVTGSSGRAGNEGINIRGLEGNRVLMLEDGMPLPQSFAFGSGAAGRGDYLNTDLYERIEVLRGPTSVLYGSDGLTGAVNFVTKDPKDLLAIYRKPTYFSLKGGYDSTDRSWGSTATAAFGGERVQGMLVLSGRHGHETDNQGEVGGLGANRSKPDPLTYNNRNALGKIVFRLSSQDTLKLTAETLDNTNSSDGLSQLGGAYQWGGRSSRDYTANRYVTDNEVQSNRVKLDYDHRDDSNPYFQQLHASVYYRNAQTHQTLDIGGLSATGVAASRSRVNDYRDNILGGNLVADSRFATGAWRHQLTYGFDVSVSHYSTSSSAAGEWVPGGDGYPEVFPKTTQTNFGAYLQDEARWDRLSIVPGVRFDWFRMTPHPDATYNTAAATSTKPTTGLTDNAVSPRLALLYEVTPALVPYVQYARGFRAPSAYQVNSYYNPAGSYGLFYQQVGNPNLRPETSNTFELGTRGKFGVGAGHVNYSLAGFAGRYNDFIDTKVVGGNVRSPNDPYTVQYVNFSKASIHGLEAKADWLVDDSLEVKGGLAWIRGTETKDGVTTGLDTVPPLAVVLGLRYTGGERWFAGVDLTYNSRKSKSDMSDPSFYSTPSFTIVDLHAGYRFSRHVSLTAGINNLFDRKYWVWNDVRGLKDSDGAATIAALTAPGRNFNVGMKIDF; encoded by the coding sequence ATGCAGTTCAAACGTCGTTTCGTCAGGATCGTCGTGCCGGCCGTGCTCGCGAAGACTTGCGCCGTGGCGATGGCCGAGCCCAATCCGGTGGAGACGGCTCGGCCGTCGCGTCAGGCAGAGGGTGGCGCGTCCTCGTCGCCGCTGCGCCGCGAGGAGACGCTCAAGGCGATCTCGGTGACCGCGAATCGCGTGGGGACCACCCAGTTGAGCCGCACCGCCGCCTCGGTATCGGTGATCACCAGCGACGACATCGACGACGACAACGCACGCGACATCAAGGACGCGCTGAAGTACGAGCCAGGCGTCGAGGTGCGCCGCCAGGCCTATCGGCCGAGCGGCGTCACGGGCTCGTCGGGGCGCGCCGGCAACGAGGGCATCAATATCCGCGGCCTGGAGGGAAATCGCGTGCTGATGCTCGAGGACGGCATGCCGCTGCCGCAGTCGTTCGCCTTCGGCTCGGGCGCGGCGGGCCGCGGCGACTATCTCAACACCGATCTCTACGAGCGCATCGAGGTGCTGCGCGGGCCGACCTCGGTGCTGTACGGCAGCGACGGCCTGACCGGCGCCGTCAACTTCGTCACCAAGGACCCGAAGGACCTGCTGGCGATCTACCGCAAGCCAACCTATTTCTCGCTCAAGGGCGGCTACGATTCGACCGACCGCAGCTGGGGCTCGACGGCGACCGCCGCGTTCGGCGGCGAGCGCGTGCAGGGCATGCTGGTGCTGAGCGGCCGCCACGGCCACGAGACCGACAACCAGGGCGAGGTGGGCGGGCTCGGCGCGAACCGCTCGAAGCCGGACCCGCTGACCTACAACAATCGCAACGCGCTGGGCAAGATCGTGTTCCGGCTCAGCAGCCAGGACACGCTGAAGCTGACCGCCGAGACGCTCGACAACACCAATTCCAGCGATGGCCTGTCCCAGCTCGGCGGCGCTTATCAATGGGGTGGGCGCAGTTCGCGCGACTACACGGCGAACCGCTACGTGACCGACAACGAGGTGCAGAGCAATCGCGTCAAGCTCGACTACGATCACCGCGACGACAGCAACCCGTATTTCCAGCAGCTGCACGCTTCGGTCTACTACCGAAATGCCCAGACGCACCAGACGCTCGACATCGGCGGCCTGAGCGCGACGGGCGTCGCGGCCAGCCGCTCGCGCGTGAACGACTATCGCGACAATATCCTGGGCGGCAACCTGGTGGCCGACAGCCGCTTCGCCACCGGCGCCTGGCGGCACCAGCTCACCTATGGCTTCGACGTCAGCGTCTCGCACTACAGCACCTCGAGCTCGGCGGCGGGCGAGTGGGTGCCAGGCGGCGACGGTTATCCGGAAGTGTTCCCGAAGACTACCCAGACCAACTTCGGCGCCTACCTGCAGGACGAGGCGCGCTGGGATCGCCTGAGCATCGTGCCGGGCGTGCGCTTCGACTGGTTCCGCATGACGCCGCACCCGGACGCGACCTACAACACCGCCGCGGCCACCTCGACCAAGCCGACCACCGGCCTCACCGACAACGCGGTGTCGCCGCGCCTGGCGCTGCTCTACGAGGTGACGCCGGCGCTGGTGCCCTATGTGCAATACGCACGCGGCTTCCGCGCGCCCTCGGCCTACCAGGTCAACAGCTACTACAACCCGGCCGGCTCCTATGGCCTGTTCTACCAGCAGGTCGGCAACCCGAACCTGCGGCCGGAAACCAGCAATACCTTCGAGCTCGGCACGCGCGGCAAGTTCGGCGTCGGCGCGGGCCACGTGAACTACAGCCTGGCCGGCTTCGCTGGACGCTACAACGACTTCATCGACACCAAGGTGGTGGGCGGCAACGTGCGCTCGCCGAACGATCCGTACACGGTGCAGTACGTGAATTTCTCGAAGGCCTCGATTCACGGCCTTGAAGCCAAGGCCGACTGGCTGGTCGACGACAGCCTGGAAGTGAAGGGCGGCCTGGCCTGGATCCGCGGCACCGAAACCAAGGACGGCGTGACCACCGGGCTGGATACGGTGCCGCCGCTCGCGGTGGTGCTGGGGCTGCGCTACACCGGCGGCGAGCGCTGGTTCGCGGGCGTCGACCTGACCTACAACTCGCGCAAGAGCAAGTCCGACATGTCGGATCCGAGCTTCTATTCCACGCCCTCGTTCACCATCGTCGACCTGCACGCGGGCTATCGCTTCTCGCGCCACGTCAGCCTGACGGCCGGCATCAACAACCTGTTCGACCGCAAGTACTGGGTCTGGAACGACGTGCGCGGCCTGAAGGACAGCGACGGCGCCGCCACCATCGCGGCCCTTACGGCCCCGGGCCGCAATTTCAACGTCGGCATGAAGATCGATTTCTGA
- a CDS encoding diguanylate cyclase domain-containing protein — protein sequence MEFDPAGAPNPRPAPPEIAQQGADAALEAARLALPTAAGATGTAVVLLVDDQPIVREAVRQALAGEDGIELRYCQHAAQALEIARDTHPTLILQDLVMPDIDGLTLVQHYRRTPELRDVPIIVLSTKEEPRIKQAAFEAGANDYLIKLPDRVELVARIRYHSRAYVNLLQLNTAYRALRQSQHELLAANRELERLSQSDGLTALPNRRYLDAYLDGEWRKSQREQSELSMLMIDVDRFKQYNDTYGHVAGDDVLRQVGAALQRCMSRPGDLAARFGGEEFGVVLPGTPAGGARLVAEKIRLEVAALQVPHAGGIEGGVVTVSIGGACVIASPEGSTTSLIKTADAALYQAKRGGRNRAVIAADA from the coding sequence ATGGAATTCGACCCGGCCGGTGCGCCGAACCCGCGGCCCGCCCCACCGGAAATCGCCCAGCAAGGCGCCGATGCCGCGCTCGAGGCAGCCCGGCTGGCGCTGCCCACGGCTGCCGGCGCCACCGGCACGGCCGTGGTGCTGCTGGTGGACGACCAGCCGATCGTGCGCGAGGCGGTGCGCCAGGCCCTGGCCGGCGAGGACGGCATCGAGCTGCGCTACTGCCAGCACGCCGCGCAGGCGCTGGAGATCGCCCGCGACACGCATCCGACGCTGATCCTGCAGGACCTGGTGATGCCCGACATCGACGGGCTGACCCTGGTCCAGCACTACCGGCGCACGCCCGAGCTGCGCGACGTGCCGATCATCGTGCTGTCGACCAAGGAGGAGCCGCGCATCAAGCAGGCCGCCTTCGAGGCCGGCGCCAACGACTACCTCATCAAGCTGCCCGACCGCGTCGAGCTGGTGGCGCGGATCCGCTATCACTCGCGCGCCTACGTGAACCTGCTGCAGCTGAACACCGCCTACCGCGCGCTGCGGCAGTCGCAGCACGAGCTGCTGGCCGCCAATCGCGAACTCGAGCGGCTCTCGCAGTCGGACGGGCTCACCGCGCTGCCGAACCGGCGCTATCTCGACGCCTACCTCGACGGCGAATGGCGCAAGAGCCAGCGCGAGCAATCCGAGCTGTCGATGCTGATGATCGACGTCGACCGCTTCAAGCAATACAACGACACCTACGGCCATGTCGCCGGCGACGACGTGCTGCGCCAGGTGGGCGCCGCGCTGCAGCGCTGCATGAGCCGCCCGGGCGACCTGGCCGCGCGTTTCGGCGGCGAGGAGTTCGGCGTGGTGCTGCCGGGCACGCCGGCGGGCGGCGCCCGGCTGGTCGCCGAGAAGATCCGCCTCGAGGTGGCCGCCCTGCAGGTGCCGCACGCGGGCGGCATCGAGGGCGGCGTGGTCACCGTCAGCATCGGCGGGGCCTGCGTGATCGCCTCGCCCGAAGGCTCGACCACCTCGCTGATCAAGACCGCCGACGCGGCGCTCTACCAGGCCAAGCGCGGCGGTCGCAATCGCGCGGTGATCGCGGCCGACGCCTGA
- a CDS encoding L-lactate MFS transporter, translating into MSSVIEPASRAGNPSFLSKEATIARPGFSRWMVPPAALAVHLCIGQAYAFSVFNGPLTKVIGISASAPGDWSLTTLGWIFSLAIVFLGLSAAFAGKWLERVGPRRTMLTAACCFGGGFIVSAIGVWTHQIWLLYLGYGVIGGIGLGLGYVSPVSTLIRWFPDRRGMATGMAIMGFGGGAMIAAPLSVALMNHFKSATSIGVAETFVVLGIAYFISMTIGAFAIRVPAPGWKPAGWEPPAQSTNKMITSRHVHIDQALKTPQFYLIWLVLFLNVTAGIGILGQASVMIQESFKDTVTAAAAAGFVGLLSLFNMGGRFVWASASDWVGRKNTYFIFFVLGAVLYYCVPRFAASGNIALFVLAYGVILSMYGGGFSTVPAYLADMFGTAFVGGIHGRLLTAWAAAGVAGPVLVNYIRAYQVGHGVAKADAYTMTVHLMAVLLVVGFFCNLLVRRVADHHYMSDAQLASAK; encoded by the coding sequence ATGAGCAGTGTCATCGAGCCCGCGAGCCGCGCGGGCAATCCGTCCTTCCTGTCCAAGGAAGCGACGATCGCCCGTCCGGGCTTCTCGCGCTGGATGGTGCCGCCGGCGGCACTCGCCGTGCACCTCTGTATCGGCCAGGCCTACGCGTTTTCCGTGTTCAACGGGCCGCTGACCAAGGTGATCGGCATCAGCGCCTCGGCGCCCGGCGACTGGTCGCTGACCACGCTCGGCTGGATCTTCTCGCTGGCCATCGTGTTCCTGGGCCTGTCGGCGGCGTTCGCCGGCAAGTGGCTGGAGCGCGTCGGCCCGCGCCGCACCATGCTGACGGCGGCCTGCTGCTTCGGCGGCGGTTTCATCGTCTCGGCGATCGGCGTGTGGACCCACCAGATCTGGCTGCTCTACCTCGGTTACGGCGTGATCGGCGGGATCGGCCTGGGCCTGGGCTACGTGTCGCCGGTCTCGACCCTGATCCGCTGGTTCCCGGACCGCCGCGGCATGGCCACCGGCATGGCGATCATGGGCTTCGGCGGCGGCGCGATGATCGCCGCGCCGCTGTCGGTGGCGCTGATGAACCACTTCAAGAGCGCCACCAGCATCGGCGTGGCCGAGACCTTCGTGGTGCTCGGCATCGCCTACTTCATCTCGATGACGATCGGCGCCTTCGCGATCCGCGTGCCGGCGCCGGGCTGGAAGCCGGCCGGCTGGGAGCCGCCCGCGCAGTCGACCAACAAGATGATCACCTCGCGCCACGTCCACATCGACCAGGCCCTGAAGACGCCGCAGTTCTACCTGATCTGGCTGGTGCTGTTCCTCAACGTGACGGCCGGCATCGGCATTCTCGGCCAGGCCTCGGTGATGATCCAGGAGAGCTTCAAGGACACCGTGACGGCCGCGGCCGCCGCCGGCTTCGTGGGCCTGCTGTCGCTGTTCAACATGGGCGGGCGCTTCGTGTGGGCCTCGGCCTCGGACTGGGTCGGCCGCAAGAACACCTACTTCATCTTCTTCGTGCTCGGCGCGGTGCTCTACTACTGCGTGCCGCGTTTCGCGGCGAGCGGCAACATCGCCCTGTTCGTGCTGGCCTACGGCGTGATCCTGTCGATGTACGGCGGCGGCTTCTCGACCGTGCCGGCCTACCTGGCCGACATGTTCGGCACCGCCTTCGTCGGCGGCATCCACGGCCGGCTGCTGACGGCCTGGGCCGCGGCGGGCGTGGCCGGCCCGGTGCTGGTCAACTACATCCGCGCCTACCAGGTCGGCCACGGCGTGGCCAAGGCCGATGCCTACACCATGACGGTGCACCTGATGGCGGTGCTGCTGGTGGTCGGTTTCTTCTGCAACCTGCTGGTGCGACGCGTCGCCGACCACCACTACATGAGCGACGCGCAGCTCGCGTCCGCCAAATAA
- a CDS encoding hemin-degrading factor → MTTASTTGAQAATHSYTQDAASLAALRRDFTTLRTERKLRHRDAAATLGVSEGEALAAFVGEHVVRLDARFVELYEAIPLLGTVMTLTRNEAAVHEKIGQFEKMSHDGQVGLALGSAIDLRIFYGKWASAFAVREASEQGGERKSLQFFDAQGTAITKLYLRADSDHAAFDALVTRHAAVPQAAGLTVVPMPAPAVGREDDEIDVAGFRAAWDAMQDTHEFFGMLRKFGAGRLQALRLAGELRARRLEDGALRALLDDVAASGLPIMVFVGNAGMIQIHTGPVANLVPMGPWLNVMDPDFNLHLRTDLVDSVWLVRKPTSDGVVSSVELFDERGETIAMLFGARKPGAPELAGWREALARLAPAAGHDEVQA, encoded by the coding sequence ATGACCACTGCCTCCACCACCGGCGCCCAGGCCGCCACTCATTCGTATACCCAGGACGCGGCCTCGCTGGCCGCGCTGCGGCGCGATTTCACCACGCTGCGCACCGAGCGCAAGCTGCGCCACCGCGATGCCGCCGCCACGCTCGGCGTGAGCGAGGGCGAGGCGCTGGCCGCCTTCGTCGGCGAGCACGTGGTGCGCCTCGATGCGCGCTTCGTCGAGCTCTACGAGGCGATCCCACTGCTCGGCACGGTGATGACGCTGACCCGCAACGAGGCGGCCGTGCACGAGAAGATCGGCCAGTTCGAGAAGATGAGCCATGACGGGCAAGTCGGGCTCGCGCTCGGCAGTGCGATCGACCTGCGCATCTTCTACGGCAAATGGGCCTCGGCCTTCGCGGTGCGCGAGGCGAGCGAGCAGGGCGGCGAGCGCAAGAGCCTGCAGTTCTTCGACGCGCAGGGCACCGCCATCACCAAGCTCTACCTGCGTGCCGACAGCGATCACGCGGCCTTCGATGCGCTGGTGACGCGCCACGCGGCGGTGCCGCAGGCCGCGGGCCTGACGGTCGTGCCGATGCCTGCGCCGGCAGTCGGCCGGGAGGACGACGAAATCGACGTGGCCGGCTTCCGGGCCGCCTGGGACGCGATGCAGGACACCCACGAGTTCTTCGGCATGCTGCGCAAGTTCGGCGCGGGCCGCCTGCAGGCGCTGCGGCTGGCCGGCGAGTTGCGCGCGCGGCGGCTGGAGGACGGCGCGCTGCGCGCGCTGCTCGACGACGTGGCCGCGAGCGGCCTGCCGATCATGGTGTTCGTCGGCAATGCCGGGATGATCCAGATCCATACCGGGCCGGTGGCGAACCTGGTGCCGATGGGGCCCTGGCTCAACGTGATGGATCCCGACTTCAACCTGCACCTGCGCACCGACCTGGTCGACAGCGTTTGGCTAGTGCGCAAGCCGACCAGCGACGGCGTGGTCAGCTCGGTCGAGTTGTTCGACGAACGCGGCGAGACCATCGCCATGCTGTTCGGCGCGCGCAAGCCGGGCGCGCCGGAGCTGGCGGGCTGGCGCGAGGCGCTGGCGCGGCTCGCGCCGGCGGCCGGTCACGACGAGGTGCAGGCATGA